A region from the Aegilops tauschii subsp. strangulata cultivar AL8/78 chromosome 5, Aet v6.0, whole genome shotgun sequence genome encodes:
- the LOC109786382 gene encoding respiratory burst oxidase homolog protein B-like, translated as MHNHGGGGGAGDIVEAGGERVVPHSGPLVGKRSATRKSARFADSVSAPLRRGNHHQADDDDNDYVEVTLDVRDDSVAVHSVKPAAGGEEDPDVTLLARALETRSSSYGGRGPHGGGVLRNASTRIKQVSQELRKIASVKRRPSRIDRSKSAAAHALKGLKFISRPDGWPAVEKRFDELAENGGLLHRSKFGKCIGMKELAFAGELFDALARRRDISGDSISKAELLEFWDQISDTSFDSRLQTFFDMVDKDADGRITEAEVGQIIGLSAAANDLKKITERTEEYARLIMEELDPDNLGYIELSNLETLLLQAPPTQPTRGGSGTTSSRNLSQMLSQHLKPTTEPNPLRRWYRRASYFLEDNWRRCWVIILWFSICAGLFAWKFVQYRRRAVFEVMGYCVCVAKGGAETLKFNMALVLLPVCRNTITWLRNRTAAGRVVPFDDNLNFHKVIAAGITVGAGMHIISHLACDFPRLLHATEEEYEPMKPFFGDVKPPNYWWFVKGTEGWTGLVMLALMAVAFTLATPWFRRGRVRLPGPLSRLTGFNAFWYTHHLFIIVYALLIVHGHFLYLTKKWQKKSTWMYLAAPMVLYACERLARALRSSVRPVKILKVAVYPGNVLSLRFSKPQGFRCKSGQYIFVNCAAVSPFQWHPFSITSAPHDDYISVHIRTLGDWTRELKSVFEKVCRPPTDGKSGLLRAEYAGDGGAMPSPSSFPTVLIDGPYGAPAQDYKQYDVVLLVGLGIGATPMISIIKDIINNMKRLDGDIESGSPSDRSVSAASFRTRRAYFYWVTREEGSFDWFRGVMDEVAESDKKGIIELHNYCTSVYEEGDARSALIAMLQSLNHAKHGVDVVSGTRVKTHFARPNWRKVYKDIALKHAGQRVGVFYCGAPVLIKELRQLAQDFSRKTSTKFEFHKENF; from the coding sequence ATGCATAaccacgggggcggcggcggggcgggggaCATCGTGGAGGCGGGCGGCGAGAGGGTCGTGCCGCACAGCGGGCCGCTGGTGGGGAAGCGCTCCGCCACGCGGAAGAGCGCGCGGTTCGCGGACTCCGTGTCCGCGCCGCTGCGCCGCGGGAACCACCACCAggccgacgacgacgacaacgactaCGTGGAGGTCACCCTCGACGTGCGGGACGACTCCGTGGCGGTGCACAGCGTCAAgccggcggccggcggcgaggaggacCCGGACGTCACGCTGCTGGCGCGGGCGCTGGAGACGCGCTCCTCCTCGTACGGCGGCAGGGGCCCCCATGGCGGCGGCGTGCTCCGGAACGCGTCGACAAGGATCAAGCAGGTATCGCAGGAGCTCCGAAAAATCGCGTCCGTCAAGCGCCGCCCCAGCCGCATCGACCGGTCCAAGTCCGCCGCCGCGCACGCGCTCAAGGGGCTCAAGTTCATCAGCCGGCCCGATGGCTGGCCCGCCGTCGAGAAGCGCTTCGACGAGCTCGCCGAGAACGGCGGCCTCCTCCACCGCTCCAAGTTCGGCAAGTGCATCGGGATGAAGGAGCTCGCCTTCGCCGGCGAGCTCTTCGACGCGCTCGCCAGGCGCCGGGACATCTCCGGGGACAGCATCAGCAAGGCGGAGCTGCTCGAGTTCTGGGACCAGATCTCCGACACCAGCTTCGACAGCCGCCTGCAGACCTTCTTCGACATGGTGGACAAGGACGCCGACGGCAGGATCACCGAGGCGGAGGTCGGGCAGATTATCGGGCTCAGCGCCGCCGCCAACGACCTCAAGAAGATCACGGAGCGGACAGAGGAGTACGCCCGGCTCATCATGGAGGAGCTCGACCCCGACAACCTCGGCTACATCGAGCTGTCCAACCTGGAGACGCTGCTGCTGCAGGCGCCGCCGACCCAGCCGACGCGGGGCGGGAGCGGGACGACCAGCAGCCGTAACCTCAGCCAGATGCTGAGCCAGCACCTCAAGCCGACGACGGAGCCCAACCCGCTCCGCCGGTGGTACCGCCGCGCCAGCTACTTCCTGGAGGACaactggcgccgttgctgggtgATCATCCTGTGGTTCTCCATCTGCGCCGGCCTCTTCGCCTGGAAGTTCGTGCAGTACCGGCGGCGCGCCGTGTTCGAGGTGATGGGCTACTGCGTGTGCGTCGCCAAGGGCGGCGCCGAGACGCTCAAGTTCAACATggcgctcgtcctcctccccgtGTGCCGCAACACCATCACGTGGCTCCGCAACCGCACCGCCGCGGGGCGGGTCGTGCCGTTCGACGACAACCTCAACTTCCACAAGGTGATCGCCGCGGGAatcaccgtcggcgccgggatgCACATCATCTCCCATTTGGCGTGCGACTTCCCGCGGCTGCTGCACGCCACCGAGGAGGAGTACGAGCCGATGAAGCCCTTCTTCGGCGACGTCAAGCCGCCCAACTACTGGTGGTTCGTCAAGGGCACGGAGGGGTGGACGGGGCTGGTCATGCTGGCGCTCATGGCCGTCGCCTTCACGCTCGCCACGCCCTGGTTCCGCCGCGGCAGGGTCCGCCTCCCGGGGCCGCTCAGCCGGCTCACCGGGTTCAACGCCTTCTGGTACACCCACCACCTCTTCATCATCGTCTACGCGCTGCTCATCGTCCACGGCCACTTCCTCTACCTCACCAAGAAGTGGCAGAAGAAGTCGACGTGGATGTACCTGGCGGCGCCGATGGTCCTGTACGCGTGCGAGCGGCTGGCGCGGGCGCTCCGGTCCAGCGTGCGGCCGGTGAAGATACTCAAGGTGGCCGTGTACCCCGGCAACGTGCTGTCGCTGCGCTTCTCCAAGCCGCAGGGGTTCAGGTGCAAGAGCGGGCAGTACATCTTCGTCAACTGCGCCGCCGTCTCGCCGTTCCAGTGGCACCCCTTCTCCATCACGTCGGCGCCGCACGACGACTACATCAGCGTCCACATCAGGACGCTCGGCGACTGGACCCGGGAGCTCAAGAGCGTCTTCGAGAAGGTTTGCCGGCCGCCGACGGACGGGAAGAGCGGGCTGCTCCGGGCAGAGTACGCCGGTGACGGCGGCGCCATGCCCAGCCCGAGCAGCTTCCCCACGGTGCTGATCGACGGGCCGTACGGCGCGCCGGCGCAGGACTACAAGCAGTACGACGTGGTGCTGCTGGTGGGGCTGGGCATCGGGGCCACgcccatgatctccatcatcaagGACATCATCAACAACATGAAGCGGCTCGACGGCGACATCGAGTCCGGCAGCCCCAGCGACAGGAGCGTGTCGGCGGCGTCGTTCCGGACGCGGCGCGCCTACTTCTACTGGGTGACGCGGGAGGAAGGCTCCTTCGACTGGTTCCGCGGCGTCATGGACGAGGTGGCCGAGAGCGACAAGAAGGGCATCATCGAGCTCCATAACTACTGCACCAGCGTCTACGAGGAGGGGGACGCCCGGTCGGCGCTCATCGCCATGCTCCAGTCCCTCAACCACGCCAAGCACGGCGTCGACGTCGTCTCCGGCACCCGCGTCAAGACCCACTTCGCCCGGCCCAACTGGCGCAAAGTCTACAAGGACATCGCCCTCAAGCACGCCGGGCAGCGCGTCGGAGTGTTCTACTGCGGCGCGCCGGTGCTGATCAAGGAGCTGCGCCAGCTTGCCCAAGATTTCTCGAGGAAGACGAGCACCAAATTCGAGTTCCACAAGGAGAATTTCTAA